tcaggatcgtaaTCAGGCACGCTGATGAGTTgatatatgaatcaggtgtgctagtgggtggaaacatccaaaacctcgaggactggaattggtgaaccctgcccTATACCTTTCGTGACTTATCAATAATAAAACATTAGACTGTTCTCAAATGTCTTTCGCGGATAAATAACagttcaaatgaaaacaaaaatagtaaTCGAGTTGTTCACTACTTTATAGTCATGATGCTTTAAAACTGTACAGCAAAGTGACAAACTCACTAATAACTATAGAGCGGAGAGATTCCAAACACAGCCCAAGTCTTTATCCATTACCTTTTTAAGTTTGAAGAAAGATGAACCTGTAGTGTACAACGCAGCTGAAAGCTGCAGGTTGCCCACAGGTGTGTCTCCAATAATTGGCTGACTATTCCATTTTCTGGAGTACAGGCAGTGCGGGCACTGCTGTTCTACCGAGAGGAACGTGCCTCTGCTTCTTGTCTGCACATCAGCAACCCGCTGACACACAGGGCACACCTCAAACAGCTCCAGGAGGCAACTTTTGTGGACAATATAGGATGCCATCTTATGGACAGGACCACAAGACTTCAGCCTATCAGAACaacaaagttttaaaataaaaaaacacataactTCCATAATGGTAGAACTTATATCAAGAAATTGAATAGTAATCAAGCAAATAGCAAAGTTATTAACTCACGTTGCATTTGTTGACTCGGTCAAAACGTTGACAGGGTCCTCCGAGGCAGGATCCAGCGGGTCTGTAATGTCCATAGAAGAGCTGCCCTCTAGTGGgttctcctcatcctcctcctgtTCCAAGCGAGCTCTTTTACATGGTCTTGTGGATGCAACAGCTGAGCTACTAACACCTACGTCTACGCGGGTCAGTGATTCCAGTGAGCcttagaataaaaataaaaaaacaaaaaaaacaacacagaaaTTCATTCAAATGGTAAATCCTACACTTAAGAGTTCTTGTTTTGTGGTTTTGTACGATATTGTGGTAGGTAGTTGGCATGCTCATGCTGCCCcctctggttaaaaaaaaaaaaaaaaaaggaggggcaAATTGCAACTGGCAGGTATAACAATCACAGTGCACAAACTTGATATCAACAAACCTGTACTTTTGAAGTTACGCTGGAGTGTTTGCATGGAAAGCTGCGTTCCAACTCTGCGTGTGGCCGGGGGGTCCGTCTGGCAGGCCACATGGTGTACCACAGCCGCCAGTGCAGACTTGGTTGCCTACACACCAAAGATTGTAACTATTTAAGCATCCATTTTCCATATCAATATGCCTTTTATGaactcagacaaaaaaaaaattatatcttACAAATATATTGAGGATGCATGATAAGTCAATATTATGACATCATACTAATAAATTCCACAAAATCAAAAAtagctcagattaaaaaaaataataataaaaaaaaaaagaacgaagaTGAAATTCCAAATGAAGCAAGATCATTTTGCTTTCGGTACAATTGGTTGGACAAATCATATGCTCCTTTCTATTGAATACGGCCCGTCATAAACGCTCCACTGAGCTTTCTCACCGTCACAACAAACATAGCGTTGATTGTGTAGGACTTCTCAATGAGCAAAGCAAGCACTCCCATCTACTGAATATTGACTGGTTTTGATGTgatgttttgtcatttttgattAGCACAAATCTTTGAGTATTTTTCCCTGCAGGTGCGCACAAAGTGCTGTTAActcaataataaaattaataataatttagttaTTAGCATCAGTTTTGACAAGCAGGAAATTATCAGCTTTGGCTTGAAAAATATATGTCATGCATCCCTAGTACCCATATGATAATATGCTTTGGCAATATGCATTGTATGATTTCATGCCAGTAACACCATTTGAATTCGATTAAGAATTTATGTAGCAAAATGAACAGGATTGACGCCTTTACTAATGAAAAATAGTTACCACTTCCAAATCTTACATCAGGTAACTACTAAACAAAGACAAATGCATTGCTGATCACTGCAGATAACATTATGCTGTGCTCAATTTGCTCAGGTGAGGCTTTGTGACACGAGCAGCAACATAACCGTAATAAATGCATTGCAAATTTTTCTCATTTGCCAAATTACAGGACGGAGAACACATTTTCTTTCAGTACCGTAACAACATATTGTAACGTTGACTGCAGATAAGATGCACATGGATGTGGTATGAAAGCCTTGCTCTTCAAAGTCTGTATCATTAAATCCATCATCTCAATTTAATGTTACATCCAAGGAGATTGACTGGAACCACAGCCACATATGACATTACCATTTTTTTAGGCGATATGGAAAAAGTAACTATGACTAGTTAATCCTTGTTAGCTGTAAGTGCTGCCTACGGTAAATGTCTTTTgtaaagaaacttttttttttaatacttacaGTTCCCTCATCTGTATCTTTGCCACGGACAGTTGGTACCGATCCATCTTTTATGAACAGTCTCATCGCCAGTCCAGCTTTATACTGACCGAGGTTGCTAAAGCAGTCAGACGCAAAGTGGTTGGCACAGACGACAAGATTTTTGCTGACAGAAGGCGGGATGTTTccattgtaaataaaatgaatccaCTTTGCCCTGACGTCCTCTCTGGCTGGGAGACGATGTAATGATGTGTGACGATCTAAGCATCCAACAACGTGGCAGGTCTGCTTAGCTTTTGACTTCGACATAATAGCGGTCCTGTGTAGTCCGTCACTGGCCTGCGAGGGAAAATTGTGGATCTTCGCCCAGGTAGCTGCCAAGTCATGGGTGGAGAAACTTGGTGTGAGGGTGGTATTATTTAAATAAGGCCAACTGTTACAGAATGAAGGGCCACCAAAACTGAACACTTGCTTAATGACAcattttctgacagaaaaaGCTCATAAAAAATGCAATGTAATTTGCATAAAATTTGCATTGTGGAAAAATACAAGAATCCCACACCATGACTTGGGAGTTTATACACCATCCCAACAAGGTGGTACAGTATTTTATTGACACAGTCACACAGCATTCACAATGTAATTCCACTGAAGAAAAACAGTCAAatagctattttattttttcatctgAAATTCTGAATACTGTTCAAAGAACTTAACAGCTTATTTTTTGCTGGATGTCTAAGAATTTATTTGTCATAAAAAATTGAGCTTTTTAAGTTTGGGATTCTAGCTAGTTTTGGTAGTCTTCTTAATCAATAAACAGAGGTGTGTGGTAGCATGGGAAACCTTTTAACGGGCACATTTGTTTTCAAGTGGCTTTATACAAATGTTGCATTACTGATATCActtaattttctattttgtttgaATAAAAGATGACAGACATAATTGCATCTTAAATTAATTTCAGATGATTGCAACTGTTCTAAGTAGTAATTAGCAAtgaaaaaagtaagaaaaaaaactaagctaGATATCAAATTAACTTAGTTGTAACCCTATGACATGGCTAGAGACACAAATTGAGATAGAGATTGAGTTATACTGTCAAATGATATAACACTAATAACAGTATATCTCAATTCTAAAGGGAAAGGACACTTTTAACTGTTAAAGTGGACGACAATCTTTTCATTTTACCCAACAGGCAGCATAATGAGTATGACCCACTGACCCTGTCATCACGCATGCGCAGTAGTACCTGGGCGACTACCAACGCCCACTTCCGCCCCAGCGTCAGTATGGCGGGAACCAAACCAGGATATGAAGCTAAAAGGCTAAAACGATGTTGCTGTTTACATGACACTATCACTCGCATCTGTCATGTTATACCGCTCTGCTGTTCAAACCTACTTCCTTATACTCACAATGCAATTCGTAAGAGAAAGACAACACGAATTTGTAAGACTCTGATATGTTTGCATTAAACGTTATGTTTAGAAACCAAATGTTGGGTTCCGACACGCATTGACAAGAGCAACAAGCATCCAACGTAATATTGACTTCCAAGACAACACAAGCTAGTTTTGAAGATTTGCCTTACCAAAAAGCCAGTCCAGTGAGCAACACAAACGGGGTACACACAATGCGAGAATGCCGACAGGGACTTCCGGTACGAGCGCATTTTTCATAGACATGGCTGTCGCCTTTTGCGCATAATAATACGTTGACGCCGCCGCCATCTTTGATGTGGAAAAGTGGTACGATCGAGTACGATTGTTGCCGACTTGCAGATGTGTCATGAATTCGCTGCTTGGATATGTACTGTCTCAGTCAATTAAAGCCAGATAACCGCCATACCACGTTTATTCAAAAGAGAATATCAAGGCAAGCTACCATATCAACAAGGTCTGTTGTCTTTGTAGTGTTACTGATTTTGAATCATTCGCAGATTGACCTGATTACTTTTTACATGGCCCCCGAGGTTCGATGAAGTTGAAAGGAGTATGTCTGAGTGTTTCAGAAGCGTCTTCGCAGTAGGAACATGAGGAAGATTGCACTGAGGAGGATGCACAGTGTACACACAGTGGGAACCACAATTTCTGTCACCATCTCCATGTGGCCTATCAGCGGATCTGAAACACAGGAGAGAGTCTGAAACATCAGCAAATTGTTGGTGCTCTAATTCTTGTGATTATAAAATTCACAAAAAGAGCTCTGATGAGATGAACAAACATATAGACTATTTACTTGTCCAACTGTAGCTCATTGTATTTGACTAAACTGTATGACCTGCACATTCTAAATCTAgattaaaagtaaaatgttgCCTTTATAGTACAGTATTTACATACTATCAACAATATTCAAAGTACAGTTGTGCTAGACATACTCTTCATACTCTCGGTATGTAAACTTGTGAGGACATGTCAACTGTACATATATGAATAATTAGCACATACAATGCTGGCCACTTTATTAGTTGCACCTACACAATGTAATAAGAGTTGTGTTTCCATTTCTGTCAATAATAATGCTTTTAGACTGACAATGTCAAAGAGGAGTTCATTTCACGTTTGTTATTGTGCTGGTAAGTTCctgggggaaaataaataaataaataaataaataaataaataaataaataaaaaactgaatcacactttttttttttttttcaatatattttgacCTTCTTGTGTAGTTAGTAAGCACTCCACACTGAAGGGAAGTGAAGATAAAAGctgataaaaaatttaaaaaaaacaacaacaacaacaactcaggCATCATGTACGCATCTGGGTATTGGTGGAAAATGCATGATGTAAATAAATCTtgaatatcaacattttaaacTGCACTACTTTAAGAATCAGTGAGTGGGTACTGTGTATGTGTTTTTAATAAGTTAACTCGCCAAGTAAAAATTGTGGCACAATTGCTCATGTGATGGAATGAGAAGGAACCATTTGACTGGTACTGCATACGGTTAAGCATTTAAAGTATTGTAATAATAAAAGGTCAATTTTTGTGTGCTGCACGTCCTAATTGATATTAGTAATATGACGATGACATTTGCATCCTGCATTAACTTTTTTTGAGCCAAAGTCATTCAACAGGGATAGGTAGCCTATATGTATTTATCAAATGCTTTTCAAACACCATTATGATCCTCATCAATGTGTTGCATGTTAATATTGAAATATCGTATGCCATTTTGCATGGAGTGGTAAGCAAATCAAATAAGTCTGCTGGGACAATACTGTAGATCTGAGATTTCAACACTTGTACCTAAACTTCATCATGAACTGGCCAAGTCTTTTGCATTCCTGAATGTTCCTGACCTCCCTGGGATTTTCTTCTAGCTGGAGGGGCAAAGCAAAGAAAATCCCCATTAGATAGCCAAGTATCCAGCTCGTGTTTGGTTCCATTTGGCTCATCAGTCCCTGCTGTAAAAGTGCTGTGTTGTGCTTACCTGCTGCCAGGAGTTGGTTACTGGAAGAACACGTCTCTATTGCTTTCCTCTTCCAACTCTCCACCTGTAAGAAGCCCAACATCTCAAAAATGCTGCATGGTTTTGTGCATGATcttaaaatgtgtgtttctgcaGTTTACCTCTCTCTGATTGGGAAAGCCATTAGAGCTGATGATGCGTTTATAGTAGTGGACTGAAGCCTTTGGGTACCGTGGTTTATTTTTGTTCCTGAAGTCTACATAGTAGAGACCAAATCTCTCGGAGTAGCCTTCATCCCACTCAAAGTTATCCAGAAGAGACCAGGCAGTGTAGCCCTTCACATTCACTCCATCCTTTACAGctgcaacacaaatcaatagaaaaaaaaatgacaggaatGTTGCataactttaaattatgcaatcTTAAGTATATTGGCCTCACCCTTAAGCATCTCATTAATGTAGTCTTTGAAGTACTGCATCCTCCAGTCATCACACAGGTTAGTACACAACGTCTTCTCTGATACACCGTTTTCGGTCACGTAGATCATTGGGTTCCCGTACTGAGTCTGTGAGATTTCCACATATGTGTGACATTATTGTAACTTGAAGGCGGAACTGCTTGCTGCTCTACAAGATGAGATGGTAGGCAGAGTTGTGGACATGAGGATGTGATTGAGGCGTCAAGCTAAAGCTTTACAGATTATTAACCATAATCTATCTAAAGGACTCAACAACtgaagtatccatccatccatccatccattttctgaaccgcttgctcttcacaagggtcgcaggggtgctggagcctatcccagccggatttgggcagtaggcaggagacaccctgaactgattgccatccaatcgcagggcaactgACGTAGTTATTTCAATTAACGCCAAGAAGGTTGTTTGATTTAGTGGAGTGGTGGTATCTGCTTGCGGTTCTAGCTAAATTCAGTTTTGGAGAAAACTTAAATTGATCAGTCCTCATTTTTGGTGGAATGCCAAAACCTGCAGAGTTGGACTAAAAGTAAATTTAAGTTCAATagtgaaaactccacccatgtgtACCTTGATAAAGTTCAACAGGCGTCTGAAGCCCCAGGGCACAGAGTAGAGCCATTCAGAGCCAGGGTCAGGCCACTCCGGGTCAACAAGCTCCGCCAGGTCCCGATCTGCAAAGTAGCTGTTTCCAATGCTGGatggataatttttttgtgtgacgtAGCGAGTCGTGAAGTGGCCAAGGCCCAGGAA
Above is a genomic segment from Festucalex cinctus isolate MCC-2025b chromosome 4, RoL_Fcin_1.0, whole genome shotgun sequence containing:
- the LOC144017561 gene encoding uncharacterized protein LOC144017561 isoform X1, whose translation is MTHLQVGNNRTRSYHFSTSKMAAASTYYYAQKATAMSMKNALVPEVPVGILALCVPRLCCSLDWLFATWAKIHNFPSQASDGLHRTAIMSKSKAKQTCHVVGCLDRHTSLHRLPAREDVRAKWIHFIYNGNIPPSVSKNLVVCANHFASDCFSNLGQYKAGLAMRLFIKDGSVPTVRGKDTDEGTATKSALAAVVHHVACQTDPPATRRVGTQLSMQTLQRNFKSTGSLESLTRVDVGVSSSAVASTRPCKRARLEQEEDEENPLEGSSSMDITDPLDPASEDPVNVLTESTNATLKSCGPVHKMASYIVHKSCLLELFEVCPVCQRVADVQTRSRGTFLSVEQQCPHCLYSRKWNSQPIIGDTPVGNLQLSAALYTTGSSFFKLKKIFQVMQLKMFPYDTFRRHTRMYIEPAVIHKWNTVQAGMLQHLSQQHDVTVGGDLLLMSDSPGHSAKFGSYSMMDLSSNTIVDVQLLQSNEVGGRKHMEKEGLKRSLTVLEERGVTLQSVVTDCHPEIEKFLEEANITHYYDVWHMEKGLSKKLEKIAQKKECEKLSKWLSSIKNHIYWTAASSPFGPERVAKWTTILNHVQNIHTHEEPLFPHCLHPQNSPTCKSKWLTAGTPAFCRLEKVLTSERVLKDVQKLSPHYQTSSLEAFHDVILRFAPKNVFFPFPGMLCRLYLAALHFNENAGRRERPQSTSPEPDYVEELLDLIFEKVFPDPSPYLDELLKIPIPMSLPAHFEGVDTREVT